Genomic window (Arachis hypogaea cultivar Tifrunner chromosome 13, arahy.Tifrunner.gnm2.J5K5, whole genome shotgun sequence):
gtttcaaaataaattatactaaataataatGTGTCATCATTAATAACAATGTTGTAAGTCAATGCAAATTCTGTTGTTCATTTCTGTTCCTCTAAAGTTCTATATAAATATCCACATAACCTGATCTGGTTTACCTTCTCAAGATACTAGTTTTATTATTACATTGTTACATAGTAATCTACTAAGCATTATAAACAGAGTTAGTGACATGTGGTGGCTTATGCCATTGCAGATACGGCAGAATGATCGACTAGCTGTTAGCAAGCTGGTTACCAGCTTGACAAGGGGAACTGTTCGCTCGCCTTTGGCTCAATGCCTTTTGATCCGTTATACTAGTCAGGTGTGCTTTCTTTTTCATGGGTAGCTATCACTGTCTTGATATTTATTTGCATGCAATTCATTTAGCATAGTCTTTGCAGGTTATCCGTGAGTCAGGAAATAATACACAACCAGGGGACCGCCCTTTCTATGATTATCTTGAGAGTTGCCTACGTCACAAGTCAGAGATGGTTATTTTTGAAGCTGCCAGAGCAATTACAGAGCTCAATGGTGTAACAAGTCGAGAATTAACACCTGCAATTactgttcttcaactcttcttgAGTTCTTCTAAGCCAGTTTTGAGATTTGCAGCTGTCCGCACTTTGAACAAGGTCTACCTTCTTTAATTGTTTGAATTTCATAAGACATGCTTGTTATGCTTGTTGATTTTGAGAAAGGTTGCATGACAACCCTTGTCCCCCTTAAGGAAGCATTTTTTCTGTTACATTTTGAGGAGAGTTGGttgatttttctttctttatttttttgttaatagaaAGATCTTCTGAGTTTCATAAATTTTCTCTTACAGCGAATGCATCTCAGGATTTAAAATTGATCATTACTTTTATTTATAACTAATGAGTATTGCTTTGAACTTTGCAGGTTGCAATGACACATCCAATGGCTGTAACTAACTGCAACATTGACATGGAAAGTTTAATTTCTGACCAGAACAGAAGCATTGCTACACTTGCTATTACCACTCTTTTAAAGACAGGAAATGAATCAAGTGTAGACCGTCTTATGAAGCAGATTACAAATTTCATGTCTGATATTGCTGATGAATTCAAAATTGTTGTTGTAGAAGCAATAAGATCATTGTGCTTGAAGTTCCCTTTAAAATATAGATCTCTGTGAGTATATGCGTCACTCTATTGGTCTCTTTTCACGGATGTTACATCTTTCTTATGAATATCTTTCTAGATAAGTGGTCTAAGTTACCAGGTTCTGTTATGTTATTATTCAGGATGAACTTCCTAAGTAACATTCTCAGAGAAGAAGGTGGTTTTGATTACAAGAAAGCAATTGTAGATTCAATTGTGATTCTGATTCGAGATATCCCTGATGCTAAGGAAAGTGGGTTGCTCCATCTTTGTGAGTTCATTGAAGATTGTGAATTCACTTATTTATCCACACAGGTATTATCTCTTGTTTTGTGCTTTGTTCTTTACCATTTGGTTTTGGAATTTTATCATTTGGCATCAGTCATTTTTCTGTTGTACCCTAGATACTACACTTCTTGGGAGTTGAAGGTCCAAAGACATCAGACCCCAGCAAATATATTCGTTATATTTATAACAGAGTACATCTTGAGAATGCAACTGTTAGGGCCAGTGCTGTGAGCACACTGGCAAAGTTTGGGGCTGCAGTTGATGAATTGAAGGTGCTACTTGGCtctgtttattaattattttttctagttGATGGTATTTCTCTAggattttacttttaatttttttatgtgatAATTGGTATTAACTCACTTTAAAACCTCATATATGCCCTTTTCAGCCTCGCATATTTGTTCTGCTAAGGAGGTGTGTTTTTGACAGTGATGATGAGGTAAGTTTTCTTTTGGGGCATTTTATAATACGTGAATAAACATGTTTTGGAGAATATAATTGTGAAAAATATGAACAATTGATTTGCCTATTGATATTGACAGTAGAAGATTCATATACAAAAATGTAAAAGACTAGTCAGAACTCAGAAATTACAATAACTGAGAGTGATACTTTTCTAGGTGTGCATCGTTTCTATAAAGCCAGTTACTAGGTTTGCATAGTTTCTATGTAGACCATGTTTCTTTCCAATATTTCCCATCAAGCTGGAGCATATAAGTTAAATGCTCCAAGTTTGCTACAAAAATACTAAATCTGAGGTCCTCTGAGAGGTTTCGTGAAGATATTGGCTACTAGTTGTTCCCTGGAGCTTACTGATTCAGTCACTACTTTTGTGTGGACTTTCTCTCGAACAAAATGACAACCAACttcaatgtgttttgttcttCCCGGAAATACTGGATTAGAATCTATATGAAGAGTTGTCTAATTATCATaatataattttgtttctttGAAGTCACCAAATCTCAAGTCTTGAAGGTGTTTGATCCAAATGAGCTCACAAGCCATAGCACGGTATTCTGCTTCAATACTAGAATGAGCTAAAAtattttaccttttacttttccaAGAAAAAAACACAATAACTTTAGTAGATCGTCTATCAATAGGACAATCTGCCCAATCTGCATCGCTGAAGCCAATAGTCTGAGAACTCCCTCTGTCTTCCTAAAGTATCCCCCGTCCAGTAGATCCTTTAATATATCTCAATATTTGCATTATTGCATTCCATTTATTTGAGCAAGGAGATTGCAAAAATTGACTTACTACTCTAACTGTAAAACAAATATCAGGTATAATAATAATGAGATAGAGGAGGTTTCCACCTAGTCTTCTGTACTTTTCAGGACCTGAAACTAGCTCCCATTGATTAGGTAATAACTTGAGATTCAGATCCATACGGTCATCAGTTGGTCACAATTTATCATCCCATTTTCCTTCAGTATATCTAGAGCATACTTCTTTAGAGAGATAACAATACCTATGCTTGATTGAGCAACTTCAATTCAAAGAAAGTATTCTAACTTTCCTAAATCAATGACTAGATAAATGTTCTCTTATTGGATTAATCCTCTCATGAAGTGACATTGAAGAATATGATTGTGAAAAATATGGACAACTGACTTGTTTATtgatatacaaaaatataaaaggcTATTGTAAAACGTTATAATAAATTAGAGTGATAATTTTCTAGGAGTGCTTAGTTTCTATGCAACTAGTTACTAGGTTTGCCTAGTTTCTATGTTGTCATTAGTCAATGTTTCTACCGACAACAATTACATGGTTTATGATATCAGCAGATTTTCTGCCCTAGAGGTATGTGAACTGCTGCCGTCTTTGATTTTTTGTTGAACATTTTCATTTCTATGCAGGTCCGTGATAGGGCAACACTTTATCTGAACACACTTGGAGGTGATGGTTCAGTTGTTGAGACAGATAAAGATGTGAAGGACTTCCTGTTTGGGTCATTTGATATTCCACTTGTCAATTTTGAGACTAGTTTGAAAAATTATGTAAGTGCTTTCCATTTTTCTTGCTCTTCATTTGTTAAGGATATACCTCATGTTCTGTATGTGAATGCAGGAGCCTTCTGAAGAGCCTTTTGATATTAACTCAGTACCCAAGGAGGTGAAGTCTGCACCTCTTGCAGAGAAGAAAGCAGCGGGTAAAAAGCCAACTGGTTTGGGTGCTCCTCCTAGTGGGCCTCCATCTACTGCAGATGCATATGAAAGGATGCTTTTGTCCATTCCTGAATTTGCAAACTTTGGAAAGCTATTCAAGGTTCTTTCACCCAAAATTTTCAGAATGTTTTAGTTCTGTAATTTTCTTTGGATGTCTTAATGTCTAGATATCTAATTTGATATGTATGCTGACATCATGTCTTTCCAGTCCTCAGCACCAGTGGAGCTTACTGAAGCAGAGACAGAATATGCTGTTAATGTTGTTAAACACATATTTGACAGGCATATTGTGTTTCAGTACAACTGCACAAACACAATACCAGAACAGTTATTGGAAGATGTAATGACCAATATTAGATACTGTACATTTTTATTCTACAGTTAACTCTGGTTCAATTATATTTGATCTTTTCCACCCAATACCAGGTTATTGTAATTGTGGATGCTTCAGAAGCAGAAGAATTTTCCGAGGTGTTCTCCAAGCCTCTCAGGTCTCTTCCTTATGATTCACCTGGGCAGACTTTTGTGGCATTTGAGAAGCCTGAGGGATTGCCAACAGTTGGAAAATTTTCTAACATTctgaaattttttgttaaagaggTACGTTTCCCTTTTATTCTTCTAAGCTCTTGGTTCTCTACTTCTCTTTGTCCCAGTCTCCCAATATGTATGATGATGTGTATGTTTCATGCCTAGAACTTGTATACTTTTTTGACACCAAGaactttttagaaaataaaacctACAATATTTTTGTGCAAGGAACATACTAGACAACAAGTATTTTTGTCAGAATTTTATTTGTAGAATGATGTTACAATGCCAGTAACCCTCGCATAAATAACTGGGTCTGTCTTTCCACTTTATTTCATCCAACTATCACCATGttttgtgtaaaaaaaaattggttgcattttgTGGTTGTGGAAACTTCATCACTACTACATAATTTTGATCAGGTTGACCCATCCACTGGTGAGGCTGAAGAAGATGGAGTTGAAGATGAATACCAGCTGGAGGAACTGGATGTTGTTGCAGCAGATTACATATTGAAAGTTGGTGTCTCTAATTTCAGGAATGCATGGGAAAGTATGGGAGCTGATTGTGAACGAGTAGATGAATATGGTCTTGGCCCAAGGGAGAGTCTGGCCGAAGCTGTAAATACAGTCATCAATCTTCTTGGCATGCAGCCTTGTGAGGTAAGCTGTCAATGTCAATTACTGCATTGGTAGATGTTTTTTGTTTAGAGATCTGTTTTTTTGGTATGGTTACAAGCCATTTGTACATTGCTTGGTGCTATACATGATAATCTTCTACTCCCTAGGTTTTCTGAGTTATAGATATATCTCGTATATATAGATTCAAATATGGTGACCCATATGATGATATAAAAGACTTTCTTGCTCTGATTCACCTTTTCCTTTGAAAGAATGGGAAGTTGAAGTTTGTTAGGAAAAAGTTGagtttcttttatatttaatatctGCTTACGGTTTATTTACTGGTATAGTGTTATTTTCTTCAGAAAAGTGGTGTCTTATTAACTTTCATCTTGTCCACTTTGCAGGGCACGGAGGTTGTCCCACCCAATTCAAGGTCACACACATGTTTGCTGTCAGGGGTATACATAGGGAACATTAAAGTGCTTGTACGGTTGTCCTTTGGACTCGATGGTCCTAAGGATGTGGCGATGAAACTGGCTGTCAGATCTGAGGATGAAGCCGTGAGTGATGCCATTCACGAGATCGTGGCTAGCGGCTAGTTCACTAAGTCAAGAAATGTTGACTCAACTCGGCCTTTCTTTTTGTTAAGGAAAATGGAGTTAAATAGCAAATAGATAGACGTGTGTAAAGAATTGCAGAACTGTACGCTTTGGACGCATTTGCAATTTATGTCACTTACTGCAGGCTTGTTAGACTAGCAATCATACTCGGAAGTCGTGATTATTTTACTTTTAATCTTCTATACATCATTTTCTTTGTAGCAAATGTATTATGAATTTTGCGGATTCGCCATAATGTTTGTTTCGTCAATGAATTTGACATTTTGTTCAATCGCAATGTCTACTGCGAAAGGCTCAAAGGCATTCTCTCTTATTTAGGTTTGAAATATATCGTTTACACATCATTATCGGGAAGTTTTGGTTCAGTCAGTTTACTTCAAAACactaaaatgaaatgaaaacaaaGCTGTTTCATCCAATCTTGATATTTGTCTCGCACAATAGCCGCATTCACTTAGTTAAAATAGTACGCATGACTACCTGAGCATTCTAAAATTGGAAAAATACTCTAATTTTTTGAACaccaaaagaaagataagatggtcagcacaacaaatttgattttaatatttttatacaattCTACATAGTATTGCATGCTACATTGACATTGGAGAGGCAAGCAATCAAAGTCCATTATGGTTTACACACATTGACAAATGGACACAAGGGTAAATGATCAGTCGCCCTAGTTCCAATGCAAAAAGGTTATAACCTTCGCATTCCACACTGTTCTTCTCCTACAATGGAGAAACACTTGCACGCTTCTGAAACATTTAATGAATGCTCCAGGAACATTCACATCCACCAATAATGCTTTCATATCAATGGACCTAACAAGGGAACTCAATAAGTCTTTGCCCCACCTTCAATGGCTCAGACCATCCTCCTATGCCCTCCAAATGCCCATATCTGCTAAGACAGCAAAGTTGTTAGCACACAAGATCTACAAGTGAAAAAAGCATACTAGATTCAGTTGCATGACTGTTTTCATCCTATAATATCTATTGACTATTGGAAACTCAAGTCAAGCACACATATAACCTAATTTCATAACTGGTAACCCAACTTTGTAGCATCTTACTCTCTTTTTATCAATGTATCTAGATACAATTATCATCCTAGATAAAAAAGAATAGAGGGGGTATTTGATAAGGCCAAAATGCAATGATCACCTTTAGGTTTGTGTCCCAACTTCCTGTACACAAGGCACTTCCATCAGCTGCCAGACCTAAACAGCTGATCCTGCCCTCATGAGAGTCTTGAAGAGACCCTAAATTCAACACCACCTGCAAAGGAACAAATAATCAAGCATATGTTACAAAATTTAACAAGGTTTCAAATTACATTACATTAAGGCACAAAGTGAGTACCTTTGCCAACAAAGTGTCCCAGACATAGCAATCTCCATTTGTGTATCCAGCAAAAAGGAGTCTTCCTGATATGGAGAATGCAATGGAGGTCACGGGTGGAATGTCATTGTCACTGTGCTTCTGACAATATACTTGAAGTTGATGTCCAGTCCGAATGTCAAACAATCTGCATGTTCCATCATCTGAGCCAGTACCAAATCTATTTCCATCTGGAAAGAACTTGACTGAATTAACATCTCCTTCATGCCCATGGAATGTCCGAACTGCTCGACTTGCCACACGAGTATCCCATAATCGAGCAGTGGCATCACATGAACCAGATGCAAATATTCTTGAGTTGGAGCCGTTAATGGAGATGCTGAGGCAGGACAAAGTAACAGCATATTCCTAAGATATGATTGCATAATAACATATATCTAGCCACCATATTGATCAccatcaaaatttcaaaatcttatcaatGGAagtgcagaagaaaaaaattattcaaattatataGATACTTCA
Coding sequences:
- the LOC112736875 gene encoding coatomer subunit gamma-2 yields the protein MAQPLVKKDDDRDDEAEYSPFLGIEKGAVLQEARVFNDPQLDARRCSQVITKLLYLLNQGDTFTKIEATEVFFAVTKLFQSRDLGLRRMVYLIIKELSPSSDEVIIVTSSLMKDMNSKTDMYRANAIRVLCRITDGTLLTQIERYLKQAIVDKNPVVASAALVSGIHLLQTNPEIVKRWSNEVQEAVQSRAPLVQFHALALLHQIRQNDRLAVSKLVTSLTRGTVRSPLAQCLLIRYTSQVIRESGNNTQPGDRPFYDYLESCLRHKSEMVIFEAARAITELNGVTSRELTPAITVLQLFLSSSKPVLRFAAVRTLNKVAMTHPMAVTNCNIDMESLISDQNRSIATLAITTLLKTGNESSVDRLMKQITNFMSDIADEFKIVVVEAIRSLCLKFPLKYRSLMNFLSNILREEGGFDYKKAIVDSIVILIRDIPDAKESGLLHLCEFIEDCEFTYLSTQILHFLGVEGPKTSDPSKYIRYIYNRVHLENATVRASAVSTLAKFGAAVDELKPRIFVLLRRCVFDSDDEVRDRATLYLNTLGGDGSVVETDKDVKDFLFGSFDIPLVNFETSLKNYEPSEEPFDINSVPKEVKSAPLAEKKAAGKKPTGLGAPPSGPPSTADAYERMLLSIPEFANFGKLFKSSAPVELTEAETEYAVNVVKHIFDRHIVFQYNCTNTIPEQLLEDVIVIVDASEAEEFSEVFSKPLRSLPYDSPGQTFVAFEKPEGLPTVGKFSNILKFFVKEVDPSTGEAEEDGVEDEYQLEELDVVAADYILKVGVSNFRNAWESMGADCERVDEYGLGPRESLAEAVNTVINLLGMQPCEGTEVVPPNSRSHTCLLSGVYIGNIKVLVRLSFGLDGPKDVAMKLAVRSEDEAVSDAIHEIVASG